From a region of the Phaeodactylum tricornutum CCAP 1055/1 chromosome 4, whole genome shotgun sequence genome:
- a CDS encoding predicted protein: protein MNGGLTLRLAREGSIKNLTMAVLLETDVGDMVIDLDVEGSPELSRNLLKLCKARYYTKTLIYNVNSRFCQAGDPIGDGTGGGCMYGLLDQHSSSPLADIRQSQRRFLKGKGRKLSASECREKGRVVATELNGVPDTIGSQFLITLESGEGRALDGYVRSSIVSDEASKESGKSVSSFLSLGTVTEDVDGALDKIAASYCDPDGRPYADIRIIRALVIHDPFDDPEGMDELLAKRDVVVHAESGRVTSSPSPERPVEEAVAVRIPISQIEPDEEGLTEVELRRREEQAQKQEDRGRAVVLEMLGDLPDADIKAPENVLFICKLNPITQDEDLELIFSRFDPTVKVEIIRDQSTGKSLQYAFAEFEEKQQAVEAYFKMNNALVDDRRIKVDFSQSVSKIWNKYTQKMRMPTGGPGGTFQNSASTGPGVSRGRGGRHSCQGGNWQVRNDDRHRPSERSDMRSYYGSPNRSNDDRHRDSRRSADARKMDWQRDHRDKRERQRSDDPSSHSKGDRNGSRHRGRAGDGDRRKRDERTHEDRENDRERHYHTERDAGRIDDGRSHSVRREYDRVERKRKDRTGYDDNYHRRSKSSHRHRDEGHKERRRDKERSYSGEDSHRKSEHRDRDHERSRRDSKRKRRSRS, encoded by the coding sequence ATGAATGGCGGTTTGACTCTGCGTCTGGCACGTGAGGGAAGTATCAAGAATCTTACCATGGCGGTTTTGTTGGAGACGGATGTGGGGGACATGGTGATAGATCTCGATGTCGAAGGTTCCCCGGAGTTAAGTCGGAATCTCTTAAAGTTGTGCAAGGCACGATACTATACAAAAACTTTGATTTACAACGTCAATTCGCGCTTTTGTCAAGCGGGTGATCCGATCGGTGACGGCACCGGTGGTGGGTGCATGTATGGTCTCCTGGATCAGCATTCTTCATCACCCTTGGCGGATATTAGACAATCGCAACGACGATTTTTGAAAGGGAAGGGACGCAAGTTGAGTGCTTCGGAATGTCGAGAAAAAGGAAGGGTGGTTGCGACGGAATTAAATGGGGTGCCCGACACAATCGGATCTCAGTTTCTGATCACTCTCGAATCCGGAGAGGGCCGTGCACTTGATGGATACGTTAGATCATCAATCGTCTCAGACGAGGCCTCGAAGGAGTCTGGAAAATCGGTCTCTTCGTTCCTTTCGCTTGGCACGGTTACAGAGGACGTTGATGGTGCGCTGGACAAAATCGCAGCTTCATACTGCGATCCCGACGGTCGTCCCTATGCCGATATTCGTATCATTCGAGCCCTCGTAATCCACGATCCCTTCGACGATCCCGAAGGTATGGACGAGCTGCTGGCAAAACGTGATGTTGTGGTTCATGCGGAAAGCGGACGCGTAACGTCGTCCCCGTCGCCTGAACGACCTGTGGAAGAAGCGGTTGCGGTTCGGATTCCCATCAGTCAGATAGAACCAGACGAGGAGGGTTTAACAGAAGTGGAGCTCCGTCGTCGTGAGGAACAAGCTCAAAAACAAGAAGACCGGGGCCGTGCGGTTGTCCTCGAAATGCTAGGTGATTTGCCCGACGCCGACATTAAAGCCCCCGAAAATGTGTTGTTTATTTGCAAGCTCAACCCCATCACTCAAGACGAAGATCTGGAACTCATCTTCAGTCGATTCGATCCTACAGTGAAAGTAGAAATTATTCGAGACCAAAGCACGGGTAAGTCTTTGCAATATGCTTTCGCCGAGTTTGAGGAAAAACAGCAGGCCGTGGAGGCTTATTTCAAAATGAACAACGCACTGGTGGATGATCGCCGTATAAAGGTTGATTTCAGTCAATCAGTGTCGAAGATTTGGAACAAATACACGCAAAAAATGCGCATGCCGACTGGTGGTCCGGGCGGGACTTTTCAAAACAGTGCAAGCACGGGACCCGGTGTCTCGAGAGGGCGGGGTGGAAGGCATTCGTGCCAAGGTGGCAACTGGCAAGTTCGCAATGATGATCGACATCGTCCTTCGGAAAGGTCGGATATGCGCAGCTACTATGGAAGTCCCAATCGATCGAATGATGACCGTCACCGGGATAGCCGTCGGAGCGCCGACGCACGCAAGATGGACTGGCAACGAGACCACCGAGATAAAAGGGAGCGCCAGAGAAGCGACGACCCTTCCAGTCATTCGAAAGGGGATAGGAACGGATCTAGGCACCGAGGCAGGGCGGGAGACGGTGATAGACGCAAGCGTGATGAACGGACCCACGAAGACCGAGAAAATGATCGCGAACGTCACTACCATACGGAAAGAGATGCTGGTCGCATCGATGATGGCCGGAGTCACAGTGTTAGGCGTGAATATGACCGTGTAGAGCGAAAAAGGAAGGATCGTACCGGTTATGACGACAATTATCACAGACGAAGCAAGTCTAGCCACCGACACCGAGACGAAGGACACAAGGAGAGGAGGCGGGATAAGGAAAGAAGCTACTCTGGTGAGGACTCGCATAGAAAAAGCGAGCATCGGGATCGAGACCATGAGAGGAGCCGTCGCGAtagcaaaagaaagagaaggaGTCGGAGCTAA